The genomic DNA TACCCCAAGCTTCAGGATAAGGTTCGGCGGCCAAAGCCGCTGAATAAGCAAAAACCACAAGCATTCCCCCTAAATAGATTAGAAAGAGAACTAAAGACAAAAAAGAGCCCCCATGACCAACCAAAACCCCACATCCAACCCCAGCTGCAACCACCAAACCAAGAGCAGCAAAATAAGGAGTAGGATTAGAAGCAACAGCAACTAACCCCACAACCAAAGCTATTAATAATAAAAACATAAAATAGGTCATAATTCTTGCTCAGACTTTAACCGAGACCAATGACTTGAAGAACCACCGTTGTTATTCAACTACAAGAACCATTAATGGCAAGCCTACGAAAAACACACCCCCTCATTAAAATCGCTAATGACGCACTAGTTGACCTACCTACACCATCCAACATTTCAGCATGATGAAACTTTGGCTCCCTACTAGGATTATGCTTAATTACTCAAATTTTAACCGGCCTATTTCTAGCTATACATTACACCTCAGACATTTCAACCGCATTCTCATCCGTCACCCACATCTGCCGGGATGTAAATTACGGCTGACTAATCCGTAACATTCACGCTAATGGAGCATCATTCTTCTTCATCTGTATTTATATACACATTGCCCGAGGCCTATACTATGGATCGTACCTTTACAAAGAAACCTGAAACATTGGGGTAGTCCTCCTACTCCTAGTTATAATAACAGCTTTTGTAGGTTATGTCCTCCCATGAGGACAAATGTCCTTTTGAGGCGCTACAGTAATTACAAACCTCCTATCCGCCGTACCATATATAGGAGACATGTTAGTTCAATGAATTTGAGGAGGCTTCTCCGTAGATAATGCAACATTAACACGATTCTTCGCATTTCACTTCCTCCTACCATTTATCATCGCTGCCGCTACTGTTATCCACCTACTGTTTCTTCACGAAACAGGATCAAACAACCCCATCGGGCTGAACTCGGACGCAGACAAAATTTCTTTCCACCCATACTTTTCATACAAAGACCTCCTTGGGTTCGTAATTATACTACTAGCCCTTACACTCCTGGCATTATTTTCCCCAAACCTTTTAGGAGACCCAGAAAACTTCACCCCAGCCAATCCCCTGGTTACTCCCCCTCACATTAAACCAGAGTGATATTTCCTATTTGCCTATGCCATCCTCCGATCAATCCCCAACAAACTAGGAGGAGTTCTTGCACTACTATTCTCT from Carassius langsdorfii mitochondrion, complete genome includes the following:
- the CYTB gene encoding cytochrome b (TAA stop codon is completed by the addition of 3' A residues to the mRNA) — translated: MASLRKTHPLIKIANDALVDLPTPSNISAWWNFGSLLGLCLITQILTGLFLAMHYTSDISTAFSSVTHICRDVNYGWLIRNIHANGASFFFICIYMHIARGLYYGSYLYKETWNIGVVLLLLVMMTAFVGYVLPWGQMSFWGATVITNLLSAVPYMGDMLVQWIWGGFSVDNATLTRFFAFHFLLPFIIAAATVIHLLFLHETGSNNPIGLNSDADKISFHPYFSYKDLLGFVIMLLALTLLALFSPNLLGDPENFTPANPLVTPPHIKPEWYFLFAYAILRSIPNKLGGVLALLFSILVLMVVPLLHTSKQRGLTFRPITQFLFWTLVADMIILTWIGGMPVEHPFIIIGQIASVLYFALFLVLFPLAGWLENKALKWA